One genomic window of Candidatus Nanohalobium constans includes the following:
- a CDS encoding TasA family protein: protein MKKRILVSIMVIGVVGALAGSSTMALFNDSETSADNSFQAGELDLKVDWEESYNGEHVETQELTNDPGAIFDFKDIKPGDHGEATVSLHLKDNPGWIWMNINETSNWDNSCTEPEHEAEGSCGSKGELQDKLEFVIWSDDGDNVRQDDENIIFEGTADELREEKGVLLDGNPSTDDKEAFPGSETGYIGVKWKVPLETGNIIQGDSVNYDIKFYTEQRRHNDNPSNPWTDDKEEGNESDGDNGDDSEKPDEPENPEEPEEPEEPENPEDPQNPEDPEDPKDNETDYTANQGDKEVEISPISGNKTVEELYDFRLPDRFDHDNQAQNGATYPEDGPYYQSAGTENLQQQETSIMFLYDGPDGLSFVVVHDKAGGDGGSATWEITGLNESGNWVVKDDLYLSSNGEKASTNYDNWDVNSSTQTIDWTWGSGGTDGGAFKPLDENFSFTIDPAFNEDSELYEEFYDGEIDNWQVLSGDMNNPDRTNLDLTEEVTLQAQ, encoded by the coding sequence ATGAAAAAACGCATTTTAGTTTCTATCATGGTGATCGGTGTAGTCGGAGCTTTAGCCGGCAGCAGCACCATGGCCTTATTTAACGACAGTGAGACCAGTGCAGACAACAGCTTCCAGGCTGGCGAACTGGATCTCAAGGTCGATTGGGAAGAAAGTTACAACGGAGAACATGTCGAGACACAGGAACTGACAAATGACCCAGGAGCAATTTTCGATTTCAAAGACATCAAGCCAGGAGACCACGGTGAAGCGACAGTAAGCCTTCACCTGAAGGATAACCCTGGATGGATCTGGATGAACATCAACGAGACATCCAACTGGGATAACAGCTGTACAGAGCCTGAACACGAGGCTGAAGGCAGTTGTGGCAGTAAAGGAGAACTCCAGGATAAGCTTGAGTTCGTTATCTGGAGTGACGACGGAGACAATGTAAGACAGGACGACGAGAACATTATCTTCGAAGGAACGGCAGATGAACTAAGAGAGGAGAAAGGAGTGCTTCTAGACGGCAATCCTTCAACAGACGACAAGGAAGCTTTCCCAGGCTCTGAGACAGGTTATATCGGAGTCAAATGGAAAGTACCATTAGAGACAGGAAACATCATCCAAGGAGACTCAGTAAACTACGACATCAAGTTCTACACAGAGCAGAGAAGACACAACGACAATCCAAGCAACCCTTGGACAGACGATAAAGAAGAAGGAAACGAATCTGACGGAGACAACGGAGATGACTCAGAAAAACCGGACGAACCAGAAAACCCGGAAGAACCTGAGGAACCTGAGGAACCAGAGAACCCAGAAGACCCTCAGAACCCGGAAGACCCAGAAGACCCTAAGGACAATGAAACAGATTACACAGCAAACCAAGGAGATAAAGAAGTAGAAATCAGTCCTATAAGCGGCAACAAGACAGTTGAAGAGCTTTACGACTTCAGACTGCCTGACAGGTTTGACCACGACAACCAGGCACAGAACGGAGCAACTTATCCAGAAGACGGGCCTTATTACCAGTCAGCTGGAACAGAGAACCTTCAACAGCAGGAGACATCTATCATGTTCCTCTACGACGGACCTGACGGTCTAAGCTTTGTCGTAGTACATGACAAGGCAGGAGGAGATGGTGGATCCGCAACTTGGGAAATCACAGGTCTCAACGAATCTGGAAACTGGGTTGTGAAAGACGACCTTTACCTGAGCAGTAACGGGGAGAAAGCATCCACCAACTACGATAACTGGGATGTTAACTCCAGCACTCAGACAATCGATTGGACATGGGGCTCAGGAGGAACAGACGGAGGCGCATTCAAGCCTCTAGATGAGAACTTCAGCTTCACAATCGATCCAGCATTCAACGAAGACTCAGAACTTTACGAAGAGTTCTACGACGGAGAAATTGACAACTGGCAGGTCCTATCAGGAGACATGAACAACCCTGATCGAACAAACCTTGACCTCACAGAAGAAGTAACACTCCAAGCACAGTAA
- a CDS encoding winged helix DNA-binding protein, with product MGDEKMQDFFLKEKPVMALVTIRRNREDIYCSMISKKIDTTYAHTVKTISRLEEEDLVESKKEGRKKILELTPEGEKFADKFIDLLEELNGNNSQKVEYSLKDN from the coding sequence ATGGGAGACGAAAAAATGCAGGACTTTTTCCTTAAGGAGAAACCAGTTATGGCACTTGTAACAATCAGAAGGAATAGAGAAGATATTTACTGCAGCATGATATCTAAAAAGATCGACACAACGTATGCACACACAGTAAAAACTATTTCAAGACTTGAGGAAGAAGATCTCGTCGAAAGCAAGAAGGAAGGCAGGAAGAAAATCCTGGAACTTACGCCCGAAGGCGAGAAATTTGCCGACAAGTTTATCGACCTACTGGAAGAACTCAATGGGAACAACAGCCAAAAGGTAGAATACAGCTTAAAAGACAATTGA
- a CDS encoding ABC transporter ATP-binding protein gives MTLIKAEDLSKNFRIYQRGDGIKGYLKSFVKREYEEVEAVKDLNLEIDEGEMIGYIGSNGAGKSTTVKMLTGILEPSSGTIEVDGRNPHKERKKNAMNIGVVFGQKTQLWWDLPVKESFKLLKEIYEVSDEDYDNRIDEFDEVLQLSDFWDQPVRKLSLGQKMRCELAAAFLHHPKIVYLDEPTIGLDVAVKERIRDFIKKMNRQENITVMLTTHDIGDIEDLCERVVVLDTGEKIYDGQLNSLVNRFTSRRLEMDIRNGEKFSIELEGIKEVNKEDGHVEIVFDREEISASDLMREVLDNYEVLDFQIKEPDIESVVKKVYNEGLED, from the coding sequence ATGACACTCATCAAAGCAGAAGACCTGTCCAAAAACTTCCGAATCTACCAAAGGGGCGACGGAATCAAAGGATACCTTAAATCCTTCGTCAAAAGAGAGTACGAAGAAGTAGAAGCAGTCAAAGATCTTAATCTGGAGATAGATGAAGGAGAAATGATCGGCTACATTGGATCAAACGGAGCCGGAAAAAGCACAACAGTCAAAATGCTGACGGGAATACTCGAACCTTCTTCAGGAACGATAGAAGTCGACGGCAGAAACCCACATAAGGAGAGGAAGAAAAATGCGATGAACATCGGTGTAGTCTTCGGTCAGAAAACACAGCTCTGGTGGGACCTACCCGTAAAAGAAAGCTTCAAACTCTTGAAAGAAATCTACGAAGTCTCTGACGAAGATTATGATAATAGGATTGATGAGTTTGATGAGGTTCTCCAGCTTTCGGATTTCTGGGATCAACCCGTCCGGAAACTTTCTCTGGGTCAGAAGATGAGATGTGAATTAGCAGCTGCCTTTCTCCACCATCCGAAGATTGTCTACCTAGATGAGCCTACGATAGGACTGGATGTGGCGGTGAAGGAGCGTATCAGAGACTTCATCAAGAAGATGAACCGACAGGAAAACATCACAGTCATGCTTACAACGCACGACATCGGGGATATCGAAGACTTATGCGAACGAGTGGTAGTTCTCGACACAGGAGAGAAAATATATGACGGACAACTAAACTCACTAGTCAACAGATTCACTTCAAGAAGACTAGAAATGGATATCAGAAATGGAGAAAAATTCTCAATAGAACTAGAAGGCATCAAAGAAGTGAACAAAGAAGACGGCCATGTAGAAATAGTATTCGACAGAGAAGAAATCTCAGCCTCAGACCTCATGAGAGAAGTACTAGACAACTACGAAGTCCTAGACTTCCAGATAAAAGAACCAGATATCGAATCAGTCGTGAAAAAAGTCTATAACGAAGGATTGGAGGATTAG
- a CDS encoding ABC transporter permease has protein sequence MNIKKYIELTATGFRTSLAYRLNSVASLANSIIFLALMYALWSAIAASGSLEGGLSRVLAYIVLGQVISSSIFMNVEKMLSGKIREGTIVNELKRPISLRSQIYFQMLGIMLFNLVFVGLPMMLVGFLFLDLSFPGVFRFSAFVLSMFLGYNLVYCLSYITSMAIFWTKVGWSIRMMRTTVQRLFSGVYFPLYLLPAGLESFFSFLPFQSMVDAPITIFMDSGAALAPIIGKQVIWIILLLLIGEFAWLKAKKKITVQGG, from the coding sequence TTGAATATCAAAAAGTATATTGAACTTACTGCTACAGGTTTTAGGACCTCTCTCGCTTACAGGCTTAATTCTGTAGCATCTCTTGCTAATTCTATTATTTTTCTGGCTTTGATGTATGCTTTGTGGAGTGCTATCGCTGCTTCTGGTTCTCTTGAAGGTGGTTTGTCAAGGGTTCTGGCTTATATTGTTCTCGGGCAGGTTATTTCCAGCTCTATTTTCATGAATGTGGAGAAGATGTTAAGTGGGAAGATAAGAGAGGGAACGATAGTTAATGAGTTGAAGAGACCTATATCGCTTCGTTCTCAGATCTATTTTCAGATGCTGGGCATAATGCTGTTTAACCTGGTGTTTGTAGGTTTGCCTATGATGCTAGTTGGTTTTTTATTCCTTGATCTGAGTTTTCCAGGGGTTTTCCGGTTTTCTGCTTTTGTATTGAGCATGTTCCTTGGTTATAACCTGGTTTACTGCCTTTCTTACATTACATCAATGGCTATTTTCTGGACAAAGGTTGGCTGGAGCATCAGAATGATGAGAACCACAGTTCAAAGACTTTTCTCAGGGGTTTACTTCCCTCTTTACCTTTTACCCGCTGGACTTGAATCCTTTTTCAGTTTCCTGCCTTTTCAGTCAATGGTTGATGCCCCTATCACAATATTCATGGACTCAGGGGCTGCATTGGCGCCGATAATAGGAAAGCAGGTTATATGGATAATACTGCTGTTATTGATTGGGGAATTTGCGTGGCTAAAAGCTAAGAAAAAGATTACAGTACAAGGAGGTTGA
- a CDS encoding ABC transporter permease has translation MKSKLLVFKKYLTVYWVYFRQYWKTRLVYKTDFLLGFTAQAVSLAMSLAFLTLVFTRVESINGWTFNEMLLLTGVGGFILNLHHIFLFNIYRLGEKFIVRGKLDRLLVRPLNPLFQIYSDDVSDNNLSKLLANAALVIYASSQLSLSLTLLELLYAVGVLISGVLVFAGIYLLFATTAFWTGKSKSAMWLVFQLSDFRKYPYSIYQVPIQAILVTLVPLAFASFFPVTLFLDKPGWDTWQSASIIAGPLFYLLAYSFWRYGLSKYSSTGS, from the coding sequence ATGAAGTCAAAGTTATTGGTTTTCAAGAAGTATTTGACGGTTTACTGGGTTTATTTCAGGCAGTACTGGAAGACTAGATTAGTTTACAAGACGGACTTCCTTCTTGGATTTACTGCCCAGGCAGTAAGCCTTGCAATGTCGCTGGCTTTCCTTACTCTTGTTTTCACGAGGGTAGAGAGCATTAATGGCTGGACATTCAATGAAATGCTGTTGCTGACAGGTGTAGGAGGATTTATACTGAATCTGCATCACATTTTTCTTTTCAATATTTACAGGCTGGGCGAGAAATTTATCGTCAGAGGAAAATTGGACAGGCTGCTTGTCAGACCTTTAAACCCTCTTTTCCAGATTTACTCAGACGATGTGTCGGACAACAACTTGTCAAAACTCCTGGCTAACGCCGCACTAGTGATATACGCATCGTCACAGCTCTCCCTAAGCTTAACTTTATTAGAACTGCTCTACGCTGTTGGAGTGTTAATTAGCGGGGTCTTGGTTTTTGCAGGAATCTATCTCTTGTTCGCTACTACAGCTTTCTGGACGGGAAAGAGCAAATCTGCTATGTGGCTGGTATTCCAACTCAGTGACTTCAGAAAGTATCCTTACAGCATCTACCAGGTTCCGATACAGGCAATTCTCGTCACTCTCGTACCTCTCGCATTCGCATCCTTCTTCCCGGTAACACTCTTCCTAGACAAACCAGGGTGGGACACATGGCAATCAGCATCTATTATAGCTGGACCTCTATTCTACCTCTTGGCATACAGTTTCTGGAGATACGGTCTTTCAAAGTACTCAAGTACCGGAAGCTGA
- a CDS encoding inorganic diphosphatase codes for MVNKWQDYETGPDAPEVINAVIENPDGTENKYEYDKEKESVVLDRVLYSSINYPGDYGFIPKAYYEDGDPMDILVLTTHSTFPGCVIECRPVGILYMDDDGEQDDNIIAVPEEDPRWKDVEDLDDVNEHKKKEIAEFFKTYKNLEPKKEVEIEGWGSKAEAHEAIEKSQNLYQEEFE; via the coding sequence ATGGTTAACAAGTGGCAGGACTACGAAACAGGTCCGGACGCACCGGAAGTTATCAATGCTGTAATCGAAAACCCAGACGGAACAGAAAACAAATACGAATACGACAAGGAAAAAGAAAGCGTCGTCCTAGACAGAGTACTGTACTCTTCAATCAACTATCCAGGCGACTACGGATTCATTCCGAAGGCCTACTACGAAGACGGCGACCCAATGGACATCCTCGTCCTGACAACACACAGCACCTTTCCGGGATGCGTCATCGAATGCAGACCAGTCGGAATCCTCTACATGGACGACGACGGAGAACAAGACGACAACATCATCGCAGTGCCTGAAGAAGACCCACGCTGGAAAGATGTTGAAGACCTAGACGATGTCAACGAACACAAGAAGAAGGAAATCGCAGAATTCTTCAAGACCTACAAGAACCTAGAACCAAAGAAAGAAGTAGAAATCGAAGGCTGGGGCAGCAAAGCAGAGGCACACGAAGCAATCGAGAAGAGCCAGAACCTCTACCAAGAAGAGTTTGAATAA